ATACAGGGGTGCATTCCGTTGCACTTAGTGGCAAACTTAATGCCTCTATTACATGGTCTGGTGCAGTTACACCTATGCCCAATGGCGGCACACAAATGAGCAGTTGTAATATCATTAAGATCCAGAAGTGGATCAATGCAGGTTCCCTCAACAATTAAACAATCTTCATGAAAAAGTATCATCTATTATTTATCATACTATTTCCGTTGACCGCAATGGCCCAGGACGACATGGCGTTGCTTACCAAAGCGGATACTACAAAAGAATACGTAAGCGCAACTTTTAAGGGCACCCGCATCATTAATTTTCAGAGTGTAGAAACGCCAGGAAAGCACGTCCTTGAATTTATGATCCAGCACCGTTTTGGTCAAATTAACAGCGGAATTAATTCTTTATTTGGGCTTGACAATGGTGCCACTATTCGCTTTGGTTTGGGTTATAGCTTTAATGATCGGCTGGAAGCTGGAATTGGTCGTACCAGTTATGAAAAGTTGCTTGACAGTTATTTGAAATACCGTTTACTACGTCAAAGCACCGACGGCAGTATGCCTGTAAGTGTTACATTATTTGGAAGCGCCTATTGCACAACCCAACAAGACCCTGATGTGGTAGCCAACGGCTTTAATAAGTACGCCTATTTTGGTGACCGGCTGGCTTTTTGTGTTGAACCTATTATTGCTCGCAAATTCTCGGATGACTTTTCACTGCAACTGAATCCCACCTATATTCACTATAACCTGGTAGAAGCAATAACAGATAAGAATAACGCTTTCGCCCTTGGTGTAGCTGGACGTTATAAATTGACCAGACGTATGGCTGTCACTGCTGAATATGGCATTCGTTATATGAGCTACACCGCTTCGCAGAATTACCACAACACGCTCGGTATTGGCTGGGAAATTGAAACAGGCGGACATGTATTCCAAATGTTTATAACCAACTCCACCGGGATTGCTGATCCTCAGTTTATGACACATACGACCAATAGCTGGAAAAATGGCGGCATCAGTTTAGGGTTTAACATTTCTAGGGCATTTAATTTTTAAACCATGACAAAGAAATTTTTTTTCCTTTTCTTAATATTAGTCTTTAGTTATTCAGCAAAAAGTCAGGTATTGATAACAACCGAAGGCAAAGTTTCATTCTTTTCAGAAACCCCGGTTGAAAATATTTCGGCCCTTAATACCAATGTTTCTTCTCTTGTTAACACCGCAACCGATTCGGTGCTGGTGAGGATAAAAAATACTGGCTTTACCTTTAAGAATGCACTGATGCGGGAGCATTT
This region of Mucilaginibacter yixingensis genomic DNA includes:
- a CDS encoding DUF5777 family beta-barrel protein; this encodes MKKYHLLFIILFPLTAMAQDDMALLTKADTTKEYVSATFKGTRIINFQSVETPGKHVLEFMIQHRFGQINSGINSLFGLDNGATIRFGLGYSFNDRLEAGIGRTSYEKLLDSYLKYRLLRQSTDGSMPVSVTLFGSAYCTTQQDPDVVANGFNKYAYFGDRLAFCVEPIIARKFSDDFSLQLNPTYIHYNLVEAITDKNNAFALGVAGRYKLTRRMAVTAEYGIRYMSYTASQNYHNTLGIGWEIETGGHVFQMFITNSTGIADPQFMTHTTNSWKNGGISLGFNISRAFNF